A window of Brettanomyces nanus chromosome 2, complete sequence contains these coding sequences:
- a CDS encoding uncharacterized protein (EggNog:ENOG41) produces MAVRESLDKYSDTMLLAREHPEIAPDEIIAHKRTGMKSRLKFSDNSHREKVWSQEMLYHYVNMIIDRFGDNGDSSLGLFRNQKSYGPKGGLARVVFHPFKWGGDWHLAIGFAEQRKMLFLNCGGENFAYRKGVGSFSMKAALVLEDFIVYFGKKISKYALKYPRVYSHIFEPSSPLNAINLLSAVFAFCVDEKAITNTFCNADATPRKYDVSDFYPVLKSMDRYAYTRSVLGNRFVDTMIQKTHNEHDEDEEAESLTAMVTSVTVPSHPLPPPPPLKDDLASFFSVHAAKQFLHYLVSVDDFYKVPEFLDELVEMLENLSHDKRTNPELTETEEHYWEWNLLARENLYAEYTKKTKMEFNENELGATLKAADHRNQVYPLIFENGIVYLVNINTDENKFDAHVKVAVISNRNSTNERAVLKNYALRRLVEMYTWQYRRLIKDVKVSLHVLKEHSPYNVLICTLYCLHYFVFHRKFVSRVKPSLATLDNYGICLQQLMHDIVDGNTPRRNADYKAMIKYLR; encoded by the coding sequence ATGGCAGTAAGAGAAAGTCTTGACAAATATTCTGATACAATGCTTCTTGCACGTGAGCATCCAGAAATCGCTCCAGATGAGATCATCGCCCATAAGAGAACGGGGATGAAGTCACGATTAAAGTTCTCAGATAATTCGCATAGAGAAAAGGTGTGGTCGCAGGAGATGTTATATCATTATGTGAATATGATTATAGATCGTTTTGGAGACAACGGTGATTCCAGCTTGGGACTTTTCCGTAATCAGAAGAGTTATGGTCCAAAGGGAGGGTTGGCACGTGTGGTGTTTCATCCATTTAAATGGGGTGGAGATTGGCATCTAGCTATTGGATTCGCTGAGCAGAGGAAGATGCTGTTTCTTAACTGTGGTGGTGAAAATTTCGCTTACAGAAAGGGAGTGGGTTCGTTTTCGATGAAGGCGGCCTTGGTACTGGAGGATTTTATTGTCTactttggaaagaagatcagTAAGTATGCTCTAAAGTATCCGAGGGTATATTCACATATTTTCGAACCTTCTTCGCCTCTAAATGCCATCAATTTACTAAGTGCGGTATTTGCATTCTGTGTTGATGAGAAGGCTATTACAAACACGTTCTGTAATGCCGATGCTACGCCGAGAAAGTATGACGTGAGTGATTTCTATCCGGTACTTAAGAGTATGGACAGGTATGCTTATACCAGATCTGTTTTGGGAAACAGGTTTGTGGATACGATGATTCAGAAGACACATAATGAGcacgatgaggatgaggaggCGGAATCACTTACAGCTATGGTGACTTCTGTGACTGTACCATCccatcctcttcctcctcctcctcccCTCAAAGATGACCTCGCGTCGTTTTTCTCCGTTCACGCTGCGAAACAGTTTTTACACTACTTGGTCAGTGTGGATGATTTTTATAAGGTTCCGGAATTCCTCGACGAGTTAGTAGAGATGCTAGAAAATTTAAGTCATGATAAGCGTACGAATCCGGAGTTAACTGAGACGGAAGAGCACTATTGGGAATGGAATTTACTAGCAAGAGAGAACTTGTATGCAGAATACACCAAGAAAACCAAGATGGAGTTTAATGAAAATGAGTTAGGAGCCACTTTGAAAGCGGCAGACCATAGAAATCAGGTTTACCCTCTTATATTTGAGAATGGCATTGTTTATTTGGTGAATATCAATACGGACGAAAATAAATTCGATGCTCACGTTAAAGTGGCGGTGATATCAAACAGGAATTCTACCAATGAGCGTGCAGTGCTTAAGAACTATGCACTTCGAAGGCTTGTGGAAATGTACACATGGCAATACAGACGACTTATCAAGGATGTTAAGGTATCCTTGCATGTCCTGAAGGAACACTCGCCATATAATGTGCTTATATGCACACTTTACTGTCTCCATTACTTTGTGTTCCATCGCAAGTTCGTGTCTAGAGTCAAGCCAAGCCTTGCTACGTTGGATAACTACGGTATCTGTCTCCAGCAGTTGATGCATGATATTGTGGACGGCAACACGCCCCGCCGGAACGCAGATTATAAAGCGATGATCAAATATCTTCGATAA
- a CDS encoding uncharacterized protein (EggNog:ENOG41), which translates to MDRTIHPRPRRPIGSSHVEDDDSIDDGPDQDSDLIFHPDCKHKPQVFSKISSLKDIVGQTVMDILENNTSNRSSLFGCNDQGSVEKCPSMATVAPSAVVAATDMTPSTLQDLISIDSEFMNMLFDPSLINLPVSRSSSSSSSSSSSPVPSIPRSLEVKLPVDLSYNELAYFEYYCKKILPDLSILPQEFNYYSKIYIPLAFKEKAVLYTLVGWGCRMRKNRNLSYQVQNPEADGYMNLVNRIILKNNSLLDKEKFITNFVCYMLFVCMEISYGDTLRWSQYFTCCFKMINRMPGNFKYLLNECSVEGTLLAENFAYFDVLASQSNENGTFFPIADYRELFSFSRNIHDPLQGCIRPVILLIGEIVSLLVESSALNVSLDLSECDKYEMASKMMERSSELDNEIKFARPDLTCLQYPKSHDELEYHLTLFEVYQLSAQIYLREVIRKLPPIVPEMEVLGYNLREDLKILVQYKQLQKSLAFPMLLLGTSSTVKSDREDVKRMFETLIQNCGYLSSYQKLWIVVQKIWELNKDGSLYVDWFKVTGQFGWRLNLGR; encoded by the exons ATGGAT agaacaatTCATCCCAGACCTAGACGACCAATAGGAAGCAGCCAtgtggaagatgatgatagcATCGACGATGGGCCCGATCAAGATTCCGATTTGATTTTCCATCCTGATTGCAAGCACAAGCCTCAGGTGTTTTCTAAGATCTCTAGTCTCAAGGACATTGTCGGTCAGACCGTAATGGATATCCTCGAGAATAACACCTCCAACCGGTCTAGCTTGTTTGGGTGTAATGATCAGGGAAGTGTCGAGAAATGTCCTTCTATGGCCACCGTGGCTCCTTCGGCCGTTGTTGCTGCCACTGATATGACCccttcaactcttcaagatctcaTCAGTATAGACTCTGAGTTTATGAACATGCTCTTTGATCCGTCTCTCATCAACCTTCCAGTCTCCcgttcttcctcttcttcttcttcatcctcatcatcgCCTGTTCCCTCAATCCCTCGGTCTTTGGAGGTCAAACTTCCCGTTGATCTTAGCTACAATGAACTCGCCTACTTCGAATACTACTGCAAGAAAATTCTTCCCGATCTTTCTATTCTTCCGCAAGAATTTAACTACTACTCTAAAATATACATTCCTCTagctttcaaagagaaggcAGTTCTCTATACCTTGGTTGGCTGGGGCTGCCGAATGCGCAAGAACAGAAATCTCAGCTATCAGGTTCAAAACCCTGAAGCTGACGGCTATATGAATTTAGTCAATAGGATCATTCTTAAGAATAATTCTTTGCTCGATAAGGAGAAATTCATCACCAACTTTGTCTGCTACATGCTTTTCGTTTGCATGGAAATCTCATACGGTGATACTTTGCGCTGGTCGCAATACTTTACTTGCTGCTTTAAGATGATCAACCGAATGCCTGGTAATTTCAAGTATCTCCTCAATGAATGTTCCGTCGAAGGCACACTATTGGCCGAGAATTTCGCTTATTTTGATGTCTTGGCCTCTCAATCTAATGAAAACGGAACATTTTTCCCAATAGCTGATTACAGAGAGCTTTTCTCGTTCAGCAGAAACATTCACGATCCTCTTCAGGGTTGTATTCGTCCTGTAATTTTGCTCATTGGTGAGATTGTCAGTCTTCTTGTCGAATCAAGCGCTCTAAATGTCAGTTTAGACCTTTCCGAGTGCGATAAGTACGAGATGGCTTCCAAAATGATGGAAAGGTCTTCGGAACTCGACAACGAAATAAAGTTTGCTCGTCCCGACTTGACTTGTCTCCAATATCCAAAGTCACATGATGAATTGGAGTATCATCTAACTCTTTTCGAGGTGTACCAGCTTTCTGCACAGATTTACCTTCGAGAGGTGATTCGAAAACTACCTCCAATTGTTCCTGAAATGGAGGTTTTGGGCTATAATCTACGTGAGGACCTGAAAATCTTGGTCCAGTACAAGCAGCTTCAGAAGAGCCTTGCCTTTCCCATGCTACTTTTAGGTACCAGCTCCACCGTCAAAAGCGATCGTGAAGATGTGAAGCGAATGTTCGAGACGTTAATTCAAAATTGTGGTTACCTCAGTAGCTACCAGAAGCTCTGGATAGTAGTTCAGAAGATTTGGGAACTGAATAAAGATGGATCATTGTACGTGGATTGGTTTAAGGTTACTGGGCAGTTTGGGTGGAGATTAAATCTAGGTCGTTAA
- a CDS encoding uncharacterized protein (MEROPS:MER0001711~BUSCO:EOG09343JUM) translates to MNHDPLHWGRPSEREYGSYDYEIANASNVAPEATKNSQNEFPTMHTQQPMITGASVVAVKFNDGVVMATDKLGSYGSLLRLDNLERMVQVGDSTVVGVSGDISDFQHLERLLDGLVVEDNYDMEQSNLKASHVHEYLRRVFYNRRSKMNPLWNACVVAGFDEDGEILLKYVNLLGVSYSSPSIATGFGAYMGVPLLRQRVDSEEDVKNLNKEDAIKLIKDCMKVLFYRDARSWDKYDLCVITKSDKKIEFQKGLQLEGLKWKFAKDISGYGLPQK, encoded by the coding sequence ATGAATCACGATCCTTTACATTGGGGAAGACCCTCGGAGAGAGAATATGGTTCTTACGATTATGAGATTGCAAATGCTTCCAATGTGGCACCTGAGGCAACGAAGAACAGTCAGAATGAGTTCCCTACAATGCACACTCAGCAACCCATGATAACAGGAGCATCTGTTGTTGCAGTGAAATTCAACGATGGTGTAGTTATGGCTACGGATAAGCTTGGTTCTTATGGATCGTTGCTCAGATTGGAcaatttggaaagaatggTTCAAGTGGGAGATTCTACAGTGGTGGGGGTGTCAGGAGATATCAGTGATTTCCAACATTTGGAACGATTACTAGACGGATTAGTCGTTGAGGACAATTATGATATGGAACAAAGCAATTTGAAAGCATCGCATGTGCACGAATACCTTAGAAGGGTTTTCTATAACAGGCGATCGAAGATGAATCCTCTTTGGAATGCTTGTGTTGTTGCTGGATTCGACGAGGACGGTgagatcttgttgaagtatGTGAATCTTTTAGGTGTTTCATACTCTTCACCTTCTATAGCGACAGGATTTGGTGCTTATATGGGAGTTCCTTTACTAAGGCAGAGAGTTGATTCTGAGGAAGACGTCAAAAATCTTAATAAGGAGGATGCTATTAAATTAATCAAGGACTGTATGAAGGTTCTCTTTTACAGAGATGCTAGATCTTGGGATAAGTATGATCTTTGTGTGATCACCAAATCCGACAAGAAAATCGAGTTCCAGAAAGGTCTTCAGTTGGAAGGACTTAAATGGAAGTTTGCCAAGGATATTAGCGGTTATGGATTACCTCAAAAGTGA
- a CDS encoding uncharacterized protein (MEROPS:MER0011422), whose amino-acid sequence MTVNKDIDQRFDKVCQTTPVIDCHNDFPYLCRSHLHYELHSPGTKFDFNTVLNSQTDLVKMREGRMGVQFFSCWIECKDPDYLYDDFNKPTTVVRDTLEQIDFIKRLCLEYPEHLTFVRTADDAYKKFLEGKGQKISITLGVEGLHQVDLSLAVVRQYYELGVRYITLTHNCDNPFATAASSIAAGKADKGLTSYGVQCIEEMNRLGMIVDLSHVSHKTMIDVLRVTHAPVLFSHSSVYALTHHERNVRDDVLEKVKQNNGVVSINFFPIFIRQHGNQDATIEDAVDHIKYIVNKIGWDHVGLGSDFDGIPHGPKGLENTSKYPDLIKKVWEVTGASDEEIAKLMGMNVLRVWKDCERVSAQLEKLETPLVEANWDKRDWVFPGYAATEFPEIFPGSSKLHKNIYRFSDKLDNNPDVEE is encoded by the coding sequence ATGACTGTAAACAAAGATATCGATCAACGCTTTGACAAAGTGTGCCAAACTACCCCTGTGATTGACTGTCACAATGATTTCCCATACCTCTGCAGGTCCCATCTACACTATGAACTACATTCACCTGGAACCAAGTTCGACTTCAATACTGTACTCAATTCTCAAACAGATTTGGTTAAGATGCGTGAGGGTCGTATGGGTGTTCAATTCTTTAGCTGTTGGATCGAATGTAAGGACCCTGACTATCTTTACGATGACTTCAATAAGCCAACTACAGTTGTGAGAGATACCTTGGAACAAATTGACTTCATCAAGAGACTCTGCTTGGAGTATCCTGAGCACCTCACATTTGTTAGAACCGCCGATGATGCCTACAAAAAGTTTTTGGAAGGTAAAGGTCAAAAGATTTCCATCACTTTGGGCGTGGAAGGTCTTCATCAAGTGGATCTCTCGCTTGCTGTGGTCAGACAGTACTACGAGTTAGGTGTCAGGTATATCACTTTGACTCACAATTGTGACAATCCTTTTGCCACTGCTGCCTCGTCCATTGCTGCAGGTAAGGCCGACAAGGGATTGACCTCGTATGGTGTTCAGTGCATTGAAGAGATGAACAGACTTGGTATGATCGTTGATTTAAGTCACGTGTCTCATAAGACAATGATAGATGTTCTCAGAGTCACCCATGCCCCTGTTTTATTCTCTCATAGTTCAGTCTATGCTCTTACCCATCATGAGAGAAATGTGAGAGACGACGTtttggagaaggtgaagcagAATAATGGTGTTGTCtccatcaacttcttccCCATCTTTATTAGACAGCATGGAAACCAAGATGCCACCATTGAAGATGCCGTTGACCATATTAAATACATCGTAAACAAGATCGGGTGGGATCATGTAGGTTTAGGCTCCGACTTTGACGGTATTCCTCACGGTCCTAAAGGTTTGGAAAATACATCAAAGTATCCTGATCTCATCAAGAAAGTTTGGGAAGTTACCGGTGCTTCAGATGAGGAAATTGCCAAATTGATGGGTATGAACGTTCTCCGTGTCTGGAAAGATTGTGAAAGAGTTTCTGCTCAGCTGGAAAAGCTGGAAACTCCTTTGGTTGAAGCCAATTGGGATAAAAGAGATTGGGTATTCCCAGGTTACGCTGCTACCGAATTCCCTGAGATCTTCCCAGGTTCATCCAAATTGCATAAAAATATTTACAGATTTTCAGATAAGCTTGACAATAATCCTGATGTCGAGGAGTAG
- a CDS encoding uncharacterized protein (CAZy:GT15), which yields MRSIEMSFNSKYGYDWVFSYFDVESGGFPEELRRRLEHMVTGNVIIEEIKRDNPYFNIPESIDRHYLKWKGMSGSRYGLVPNHKYLDFKLKNRFHSYGFQFLPTLSRYRYVCNVDIGTALQCNVDDDFFRRMKTEEKAFGFSYAPVDSAVGVKTLFGTYLEFINQSEESGAVSSNNLQKFIINEGVTPLYTQCNMDSNMGIVDMDILRSEHYKRFFNHMDAAMGLFYERWTDYNLKTLYFSTYVDKDKILYIADSGYNDLLNRISCPINMEEKIAHKCVCDPRNDLAFSRSSCLRLFFNITGMELPKDVEVTDIYGVKYKRARVKGKTYENMFKRLEQKYRELFL from the exons ATGAG ATCCATTGAGATGAGTTTCAATTCCAAGTATGGTTACGATTGGGTATTTAGCTATTTTGATGTGGAATCTGGGGGATTTCCAGAAGAGTTGAGAAGACGGTTGGAACATATGGTGACAGGAAACGTGATTATAGAGGAGATTAAGCGTGACAATCCTTATTTTAATATACCCGAATCAATAGATAGACATTACTTGAAATGGAAGGGAATGTCTGGAAGTCGGTACGGCCTAGTGCCGAACCATAAGTACTTGGATTTCAAGTTAAAGAATCGATTTCATTCATATGggtttcaatttcttcccACCTTGTCACGATATCGATATGTTTGTAATGTTGACATCGGAACAGCGTTGCAGTGCAATGTTGACGATGATTTTTTCAGGCGTATGAAGACAGAGGAAAAGGCATTTGGGTTCTCATATGCACCTGTCGATTCTGCTGTTGGTGTAAAGACTTTGTTTGGCACCTATCTTGAATTCATCAACCAATCGGAAGAATCGGGCgcagtttcttcaaacaaCCTACAGAAATTCATAATAAATGAAGGAGTTACTCCTTTATACACTCAATGCAACATGGACAGCAATATGGGGATTGTTGACATGGACATCTTACGGAGCGAGCACTACAAGCGATTTTTCAATCACATGGATGCAGCTATGGGTTTATTTTACGAACGCTGGACCGATTATAACTTGAAGACGCTCTATTTCAGTACATATGTTGATAAAGATAAGATCTTGTACATTGCCGACTCAGGATACAATGATCTTCTCAATAGAATATCATGTCCAATCAATATGGAGGAAAAAATCGCACATAAATGTGTGTGCGATCCACGGAACGACTTGGCATTCAGTCGCTCTAGCTGTTTGaggctcttcttcaatataaCAGGAATGGAGTTACCAAAGGATGTTGAGGTGACAGATATCTATGGAGTCAAATATAAGAGAGCCAGAGTGAAGGGGAAAACATATGAAAATATGTTCAAGAGGTTGGAACAGAAGTATAGAGAACTATTTTTGTAG
- a CDS encoding uncharacterized protein (EggNog:ENOG41) → MTIAFFGATGGCANACLTYSLKNNFKCRALARNPEKLRSMLEEQGLDQTSIDSNLTIVEGSIEDVNSIVSTIKDATHVVSGVGSTPKLQMSLTTPVTIVNPTVCEAFANNLTEAVHRIGASEPPSLAVVSTTGISSGPEDVPFGLRWLYHIALKTPHADKRKMEKTVKSTSIFSRVVVVRASLLKGTHLISSGDDDIDKVLRVGTEKQPEVGYAVKRANVGRWIYERFIKSDEIPKGHSVYTLTE, encoded by the coding sequence ATGACTATTGCCTTCTTCGGTGCCACAGGAGGCTGTGCCAATGCTTGTCTCACCTATTCACTCAAGAACAACTTCAAATGTCGAGCATTGGCCCGAAATCCCGAGAAGCTTCGTTCCATGCTTGAAGAGCAGGGTCTCGATCAGACATCTATTGATAGCAATCTCACCATTGTGGAAGGAAGCATTGAGGACGTTAACTCTATTGTTTCGACTATAAAGGATGCCACTCACGTTGTTTCGGGGGTTGGTTCTACACCTAAGCTACAAATGTCCTTGACTACTCCTGTGACTATTGTCAATCCTACTGTGTGTGAGGCTTTTGCAAATAATCTCACTGAAGCTGTACATAGAATTGGTGCAAGCGAGCCTCCATCCTTGGCAGTTGTTTCTACTACGGGAATCTCTAGCGGTCCAGAAGATGTTCCCTTTGGTTTGAGATGGCTCTACCATATTGCTCTTAAGACTCCTCATGCTGATAAGagaaaaatggagaagactGTGAAGTCCACCAGTATCTTCTCTCGGGTGGTTGTTGTGCGCGCTTCTCTTTTAAAGGGTACTCATTTGATTTCTAGcggtgatgatgatattgataagGTTCTTAGAGTAGGAACGGAGAAGCAGCCAGAGGTGGGTTACGCAGTGAAGAGAGCTAACGTTGGAAGATGGATATATGAAAGGTTTATCAAGTCGGATGAAATTCCTAAGGGTCACTCCGTGTACACGCTTACCGAATAA